In a genomic window of Sphingomonas lutea:
- the lepA gene encoding translation elongation factor 4 produces the protein MDDISRIRNFSIIAHIDHGKSTLADRLILATGGLSEREMTHGQVLDNMEIEQERGITIKAQTVRLNWKAADGETYELNLMDTPGHVDFAYEVSRSLAACEGALLVVDAAQGVEAQTLANVYQSIEHDHEIVPVINKIDLPAADPEGVKQEIEEIIGLDASQAVLASAKSGIGIPDILQAIVDRIPPPKGDRTAPLKAMLVDSWYDPYLGVVILVRVIEGVLKKGQQVKFMAAGTTHLVDRVGCMRPKIEQLPELAAGEIGFITAQIKEVAETRVGDTITDAKRPTATALPGFKEVQPVVFCGLFPVDAADFEKLRESLYKLRLNDASFSFETESSAALGFGFRCGFLGLLHLEIIQERLTREYDLDLITTAPSVVYRMHLTRSKKDATSGGRSFETGLRRGSVPPQDEREGESGSGGQIIELHNPADMPDPNRIEMIEEPWISATIYTPDEYLGAILKLCQDRRGIQKGLTYVGSGSHQRAQLTYELPLNEVVFDFYDRLKSISRGYASFDYEQIGHREGDLVKMSILVNEELVDALSMITHRGTAEARGRGMCERLKELIPRHLFKIPIQAAIGGKVIARETISAMRKDVTAKCYGGDATRKRKLLEKQKKGKAKMREYGNVSIPQEAFIAALRMGEE, from the coding sequence ATGGACGATATTTCTCGAATCCGGAATTTTTCGATCATCGCGCACATCGACCACGGCAAGAGCACGCTGGCCGACCGCCTGATCCTTGCCACCGGCGGCCTCAGCGAGCGCGAGATGACGCACGGCCAGGTGCTCGACAATATGGAGATCGAGCAGGAGCGCGGGATCACCATCAAGGCCCAGACCGTGCGCCTGAACTGGAAGGCCGCGGACGGCGAGACGTACGAGCTCAACCTGATGGACACGCCCGGCCACGTCGACTTCGCCTATGAAGTCAGCCGCAGCCTCGCCGCGTGCGAAGGCGCGCTGCTGGTGGTCGATGCCGCCCAAGGCGTCGAAGCGCAGACGCTCGCCAACGTCTACCAGAGCATCGAGCACGACCATGAAATCGTGCCGGTGATCAACAAGATCGACCTCCCCGCCGCCGACCCCGAAGGCGTCAAGCAGGAGATCGAGGAAATCATCGGCCTCGACGCCAGCCAGGCGGTGCTCGCATCCGCCAAGAGCGGCATCGGCATCCCCGACATCCTCCAGGCGATCGTCGACCGCATCCCGCCGCCCAAGGGCGACCGCACCGCACCCTTGAAGGCGATGCTCGTCGACAGCTGGTACGACCCCTATCTCGGCGTCGTCATCCTGGTGCGCGTGATCGAAGGCGTCCTCAAGAAGGGCCAGCAGGTCAAGTTCATGGCCGCGGGCACCACGCACCTGGTCGACCGCGTCGGCTGCATGCGCCCCAAGATCGAACAGCTCCCCGAGCTCGCCGCGGGCGAAATCGGCTTCATCACCGCGCAGATCAAGGAGGTCGCCGAAACCCGCGTCGGCGACACCATCACCGACGCCAAGCGCCCCACCGCGACCGCGCTGCCGGGCTTCAAGGAAGTCCAGCCGGTGGTCTTCTGCGGCCTGTTCCCGGTCGACGCCGCGGACTTCGAGAAGCTGCGCGAATCCCTCTACAAGCTGCGCCTCAACGATGCGTCGTTCAGCTTCGAGACCGAAAGCAGCGCCGCGCTCGGCTTCGGCTTCCGCTGCGGCTTCCTCGGCCTCCTCCACCTAGAGATCATCCAGGAGCGGCTGACCCGCGAATATGATCTCGACCTCATCACCACCGCGCCGAGCGTGGTGTACCGGATGCACCTGACGCGGAGTAAGAAGGATGCGACGTCGGGTGGCCGGTCCTTCGAGACGGGTCTTCGACGGGGCTCAGTCCCTCCTCAGGATGAGCGGGAGGGGGAGAGCGGAAGTGGTGGCCAGATTATCGAGCTGCACAATCCCGCCGACATGCCCGACCCCAACCGGATCGAGATGATCGAGGAGCCGTGGATCAGTGCCACCATCTACACCCCCGACGAATATCTCGGCGCGATCCTCAAATTGTGCCAGGACCGCCGCGGCATCCAGAAGGGCCTGACCTATGTCGGCAGCGGCAGCCACCAGCGCGCCCAGCTGACCTACGAACTCCCGCTCAACGAAGTGGTGTTCGACTTCTACGACCGCCTGAAAAGCATCAGCCGCGGCTACGCGTCATTCGATTACGAGCAGATCGGCCACCGCGAGGGCGACCTGGTCAAGATGAGCATCCTGGTCAATGAAGAGCTGGTCGATGCGCTCAGCATGATCACCCACCGCGGCACCGCCGAAGCCCGCGGCCGCGGCATGTGCGAGCGATTAAAGGAACTCATCCCCCGCCACCTCTTCAAAATCCCCATCCAGGCCGCGATCGGCGGCAAGGTCATCGCCCGCGAAACCATCAGCGCGATGCGCAAGGACGTGACGGCGAAATGTTACGGCGGCGATGCGACGCGCAAGCGGAAGCTGCTCGAGAAGCAGAAGAAGGGGAAGGCGAAGATGCGCGAGTATGGGAATGTCAGCATTCCGCAGGAGGCGTTTATTGCTGCGCTGAGGATGGGGGAGGAGTAG
- a CDS encoding addiction module antidote protein encodes MPKIETTKFDSADYLNTAEAIAAYLDAYLEDATPEELRGALATVARSHGISDLARRSGVSRPGIYKALGEDGNPSFETIRSILGAMGLRLTIEPAEMG; translated from the coding sequence ATGCCGAAGATCGAAACCACGAAGTTCGACTCCGCCGATTACCTCAACACCGCCGAAGCCATCGCCGCTTATCTCGACGCCTATCTCGAAGACGCCACCCCCGAAGAGCTGCGCGGCGCACTCGCCACTGTCGCGCGCTCCCACGGCATTTCGGATCTGGCGCGGCGCAGCGGCGTCAGCCGGCCGGGAATTTACAAGGCGCTGGGCGAGGACGGGAACCCGTCGTTTGAGACGATCCGCTCGATCTTGGGGGCAATGGGGTTGCGGTTGACGATTGAGCCTGCCGAGATGGGTTAA
- a CDS encoding RES family NAD+ phosphorylase: MTRQRGLDDRLLDLVGAVDGQAFDGTMWRVVRAGRNAFDGSRGSGRWNTAQMSVLYGAAEPDGAIAEIHFHLNRGQSVFPSRMAHNLYELEVRANQTLVLADMDQLRSLGVDDDRYRELLYVRTQEIASAAAFLGFDGLVVPSARWDCRNIVLFLDVLDLEELREVSVRPVDWTDWRRQNK, from the coding sequence GTGACACGTCAGCGCGGGCTGGACGATCGACTACTTGATCTTGTGGGGGCCGTGGATGGGCAGGCCTTCGATGGAACGATGTGGCGCGTTGTCAGAGCTGGGCGAAATGCCTTCGACGGATCACGTGGCTCAGGACGCTGGAATACCGCGCAAATGTCGGTGCTCTACGGGGCGGCTGAACCTGATGGCGCGATTGCCGAAATCCACTTCCATCTTAATCGGGGGCAATCGGTGTTTCCGTCGCGGATGGCGCACAATTTGTACGAGCTTGAGGTCAGGGCAAATCAGACGCTCGTGCTTGCCGATATGGATCAACTCCGGTCGCTCGGCGTCGACGACGATCGTTACCGCGAGTTGCTGTATGTGCGTACGCAGGAGATAGCCTCAGCAGCCGCATTTCTGGGATTCGATGGATTAGTAGTTCCATCTGCACGCTGGGACTGCCGGAACATCGTCCTCTTCCTCGATGTGCTCGACTTGGAAGAATTGCGTGAGGTATCCGTCCGGCCAGTGGATTGGACGGATTGGCGGCGCCAGAACAAATAG
- a CDS encoding type II toxin-antitoxin system RelE/ParE family toxin, with product MIEVRQTTRFSTWLAGLRDERARARILKRLDRAGQGNLGDVAPVGEGVSEMRIFYGPGYRVYFVQRGSALIVLLCGGDKATQNADIAEAKAMAEELD from the coding sequence TTGATCGAGGTTCGGCAGACCACCCGCTTTTCGACTTGGCTGGCGGGTCTGCGGGACGAACGCGCCCGAGCCCGCATCCTGAAGCGGCTTGATCGGGCCGGGCAGGGGAATTTGGGCGACGTCGCTCCGGTTGGGGAAGGCGTCTCGGAGATGAGGATTTTCTATGGCCCAGGCTACCGCGTCTATTTCGTCCAGCGCGGGTCGGCGCTGATCGTTCTGCTGTGCGGCGGCGACAAGGCGACGCAAAACGCGGACATCGCGGAAGCGAAGGCCATGGCGGAGGAGTTGGACTGA
- a CDS encoding sensor histidine kinase — protein MIALGRLLLASLFLVVVWIDWSHPRQVPPATYPLLWGYLLFAVVITCLTWKNWWLDAQSGGPAHAVDIALFTSVVYLTEGDKSPFFTFFVFVLLAAAIRWGWRATALTAVLLTLLYVMAGLATPGPDLELGRFVGRTGHLVILSLILIWFGVHRWQTRASETASTLVAEGSAGVPTIEAALHDAIVVTRAAGGALVWVRSGGSKAIVATERDGAGNVDQAQAADFSKLADAPFLYDVAHHRALRRDADGNLQAQKLGPLLGTGVIDRLGLREGLAVPLLSQAGEGQLFLEGMPALSSDSLDLGTQVGAHVAAQMHRRALMKAAEESAESRSRLAIARDLHDSVVQFLAGAAFRLEAMKRSSERDLTPELDELKQLMLQEQVELRGFIAALRDASQVEVEEVAKDLKGLADRLGRQWHVQCTFSAEDADVAVPTRLHLDAQQLVREAVANAVRHAGAKNVSIRLRAANDALRLDFINDGTAFPKSGEGARMPMTLRERVEAAGGALDLSRGMGVTRLSISLPLGGRAA, from the coding sequence GTGATCGCGCTGGGGCGGCTGCTATTGGCGTCGCTGTTCCTGGTCGTCGTGTGGATCGACTGGTCGCACCCGCGCCAGGTGCCGCCCGCGACCTACCCCCTGTTGTGGGGCTATCTGCTGTTCGCCGTCGTCATCACCTGCCTCACCTGGAAGAATTGGTGGCTCGACGCGCAATCGGGCGGGCCGGCGCATGCGGTCGACATCGCGCTGTTCACGTCCGTGGTCTATTTGACCGAGGGCGACAAAAGCCCCTTCTTCACCTTCTTCGTGTTCGTCCTGCTGGCCGCGGCGATCCGCTGGGGCTGGCGCGCCACCGCGCTGACCGCGGTCCTCCTGACCTTGCTTTACGTGATGGCTGGCCTGGCCACGCCGGGGCCGGACCTGGAACTGGGCCGCTTCGTCGGACGCACCGGCCATCTGGTCATCCTGTCACTGATCCTGATCTGGTTCGGCGTCCACCGCTGGCAAACGCGGGCGAGCGAGACTGCGAGCACGCTGGTTGCCGAGGGGTCGGCGGGCGTGCCGACGATCGAGGCCGCCTTGCACGATGCCATCGTCGTCACCCGCGCCGCCGGCGGCGCCTTGGTCTGGGTCCGGTCCGGTGGGAGCAAAGCGATCGTCGCCACCGAACGCGACGGGGCCGGCAATGTCGACCAGGCCCAAGCGGCCGATTTCAGCAAGCTGGCAGACGCCCCCTTTCTTTATGACGTCGCCCATCACCGCGCCCTTCGCCGCGATGCGGACGGCAACCTTCAGGCCCAAAAGCTCGGCCCATTGCTTGGTACCGGAGTCATCGACAGGCTGGGACTTCGCGAGGGGTTGGCAGTGCCCCTGCTCAGCCAAGCCGGGGAAGGTCAGCTGTTTCTGGAGGGCATGCCGGCATTGTCGAGCGACTCGCTCGATCTTGGCACCCAGGTCGGCGCGCATGTCGCGGCGCAAATGCATCGGCGCGCCCTGATGAAAGCGGCCGAGGAAAGCGCCGAATCGCGCTCGCGGCTGGCGATTGCGCGCGACCTTCACGACAGCGTCGTCCAGTTCCTTGCAGGGGCCGCCTTCCGCCTCGAAGCCATGAAGCGCTCATCGGAGCGCGACCTCACCCCCGAACTCGACGAATTGAAGCAATTGATGCTGCAGGAGCAGGTCGAGCTTCGCGGCTTCATCGCGGCGCTTCGCGATGCATCGCAGGTCGAGGTCGAAGAGGTCGCCAAGGATCTGAAAGGCTTGGCCGACCGGCTGGGGCGGCAGTGGCACGTCCAGTGCACCTTTTCCGCCGAAGACGCGGACGTCGCCGTGCCGACGCGCCTGCATTTGGACGCGCAGCAGCTGGTGCGCGAGGCAGTCGCCAATGCCGTGCGTCATGCGGGCGCCAAGAACGTCAGCATCCGGCTGCGCGCCGCGAACGACGCGTTGCGGCTCGACTTCATCAACGACGGCACGGCCTTTCCGAAAAGCGGCGAGGGCGCGCGCATGCCGATGACGTTGCGCGAGCGGGTGGAGGCGGCGGGCGGTGCGCTCGACCTGTCGCGCGGCATGGGGGTGACGAGATTGTCGATTTCATTGCCGCTGGGCGGGCGCGCCGCATGA
- a CDS encoding PAS domain-containing protein, translating to MACSVGRMGDRGRDDSDVTGRSVPPGFDFGWIRGIADALPNPIAYIDRERRYTFINRAFAEFFERPRRELLGLTVEELLGPEVYAVRKPMFEAAFGGERQWFAADFDHPTRGPLALQAEYVPQPGPDGAVHGIVALITDVTEQRAAERALKESEERFRRIANSAPALMWVTRIDRVRDFVNDAYVEFVCGPHCTSDAERETARTTDWRARIHPDDVDRIVAESLAGEASLQSFTLEGRYLRHDGEYRWLRSVSQPRFSPDGELVGFIGVAGDITLAKEAELELRRQVAEQTAQLAASEAQFRAVFEAALEVMVLLKPDGTVIAVNNRREVWRHPHPDEAIGQKLWDAPTLSAYPQHREHMKQGIAAAARGEVFTTEVKMERTGVPTAFLDVSVQPVRGSDGEVVYLLFEARDLTELKTAQEQLRQSQKMEALGQLTGGIAHDFNNLLTVVVGGLDVITKRTEDDKLKRYADNALAAAERGARLTGQLLAFSRVQRLEVRPTLVAPLIQNMRPLLRNVLGPGIEKRFDLDGDAIPVMADPTQLEVAVLNLAINARDAMPDGGILSFATRKVEVRDDPDLEDGTYIALTITDTGEGMAEDVAARAFDPFFTTKDVGKGTGLGLSMVYGMARQSGGAARIASRPGHGTSVELLFRAAEGASEAEAAAPVDGLATPSERMSASVLVIDDDPDVRGFVVATLEEQGYSVREAADGRAGLAEMDREAPDLVVLDFIMPGLSGAEVASRILSQRPDQPILFVSGYSETDAVKRVAPDAPLLAKPFRADALDKAVRGALSKS from the coding sequence TTGGCCTGTAGCGTCGGGCGCATGGGCGATCGCGGCAGGGACGATTCGGACGTGACGGGGCGCAGCGTGCCGCCGGGCTTCGACTTCGGCTGGATCCGCGGGATCGCCGATGCCCTGCCCAACCCCATCGCCTATATCGACCGCGAGCGACGCTACACCTTCATCAACCGCGCCTTCGCCGAATTCTTCGAGCGGCCGCGGCGCGAGCTGCTGGGCCTTACGGTCGAGGAACTGCTCGGGCCCGAGGTCTATGCGGTGCGCAAGCCGATGTTCGAAGCGGCGTTCGGCGGCGAGCGGCAGTGGTTCGCGGCGGACTTCGACCATCCGACGCGCGGGCCGCTCGCGCTCCAGGCCGAATATGTGCCGCAGCCGGGGCCCGACGGCGCAGTGCACGGCATCGTCGCCTTGATCACCGACGTCACCGAGCAGCGCGCCGCCGAACGCGCGCTCAAGGAAAGCGAGGAGCGCTTCCGGCGCATCGCCAACAGCGCGCCGGCGCTGATGTGGGTGACCAGGATCGACCGCGTGCGCGACTTCGTCAACGACGCTTATGTCGAGTTCGTGTGCGGGCCGCACTGCACGTCGGACGCCGAGCGCGAGACGGCGCGCACGACCGACTGGCGCGCGCGCATCCACCCCGACGACGTCGACCGCATCGTCGCCGAAAGCCTGGCCGGCGAGGCATCGCTGCAAAGCTTCACGCTCGAGGGGCGCTACCTGCGCCACGACGGCGAATATCGCTGGCTGCGCAGCGTGTCGCAGCCGCGCTTCTCGCCCGATGGCGAGCTGGTCGGCTTCATCGGCGTGGCGGGCGACATCACGCTTGCCAAGGAAGCCGAGCTCGAGCTTCGCCGCCAGGTGGCGGAGCAGACTGCACAGCTGGCCGCGTCCGAAGCGCAGTTCCGCGCGGTGTTCGAAGCCGCGCTCGAGGTCATGGTGCTGCTCAAGCCCGACGGCACGGTGATTGCGGTCAACAACCGGCGGGAGGTGTGGCGCCACCCCCATCCCGACGAGGCGATCGGCCAGAAGTTATGGGATGCGCCGACGCTGTCGGCCTATCCGCAGCATCGCGAGCATATGAAGCAGGGCATCGCCGCGGCGGCGCGGGGCGAGGTCTTCACGACCGAGGTCAAGATGGAACGGACAGGCGTTCCGACCGCCTTCCTCGACGTGTCCGTGCAGCCCGTGCGCGGGTCCGACGGCGAGGTCGTTTATCTGTTGTTCGAAGCGCGCGACCTGACCGAGCTCAAGACCGCGCAGGAGCAATTGCGCCAGAGCCAGAAGATGGAAGCGCTGGGCCAGCTGACGGGCGGCATCGCGCACGATTTCAACAATCTGCTGACGGTGGTCGTCGGCGGCCTCGACGTGATCACCAAGCGGACCGAGGATGACAAGCTCAAGCGCTATGCCGACAATGCGCTTGCGGCGGCCGAGCGCGGGGCGCGGCTGACAGGACAGCTGCTGGCGTTCAGCCGGGTGCAGCGGCTCGAGGTTCGGCCGACGTTGGTCGCGCCGCTCATTCAGAACATGCGCCCGCTCTTGCGCAACGTGCTTGGCCCGGGGATCGAGAAACGCTTCGACCTCGACGGCGACGCGATACCGGTGATGGCCGACCCGACCCAGCTCGAGGTCGCGGTGCTCAACCTGGCGATCAATGCGCGCGACGCAATGCCGGACGGCGGAATCCTCAGCTTCGCCACGCGCAAGGTCGAGGTCCGCGACGACCCCGACCTTGAGGACGGCACCTATATCGCACTGACCATCACCGACACCGGCGAGGGCATGGCCGAAGACGTCGCCGCGCGCGCGTTCGACCCCTTCTTCACGACCAAGGACGTCGGCAAGGGCACGGGGCTTGGCCTGTCGATGGTCTATGGCATGGCCCGCCAGTCGGGCGGCGCGGCGCGGATCGCAAGCCGGCCCGGCCACGGGACGTCGGTCGAGCTGCTGTTCCGCGCGGCGGAAGGCGCAAGCGAAGCCGAGGCCGCGGCACCGGTCGACGGACTAGCGACGCCGTCCGAACGGATGAGCGCATCGGTGCTGGTGATCGACGACGACCCCGATGTGCGCGGCTTCGTCGTCGCCACGCTGGAAGAGCAAGGCTACAGCGTCCGCGAGGCCGCCGACGGCCGCGCCGGCCTGGCCGAGATGGATCGCGAGGCGCCCGACCTGGTGGTGCTCGATTTCATCATGCCCGGCCTGTCCGGCGCCGAAGTCGCCAGCCGCATCCTCAGCCAGCGACCCGACCAGCCGATCCTGTTCGTGTCCGGCTACAGCGAGACCGACGCGGTCAAGCGCGTCGCGCCCGATGCGCCGCTGCTGGCCAAGCCGTTCCGCGCCGACGCACTCGACAAGGCGGTGCGCGGGGCGCTGTCGAAGTCCTGA
- a CDS encoding antitoxin Xre/MbcA/ParS toxin-binding domain-containing protein has product MNSVALKTRETAVSRLVGELKTIGGLKGRDLANILGVSPPTVTRWSKGEADPTIDKQTAMAQLRWVAERLADFYEPDEIRLWLQSPHPQLSALRPYDLIVEGRTADVLEVIERLDSGVYL; this is encoded by the coding sequence ATGAATTCCGTCGCACTCAAAACTCGTGAAACTGCCGTCTCCCGACTTGTTGGTGAACTCAAGACCATCGGTGGGCTCAAGGGACGCGACTTGGCGAACATCCTCGGCGTCTCGCCACCAACCGTTACTCGGTGGTCCAAGGGCGAGGCAGATCCGACAATAGACAAGCAGACTGCGATGGCGCAGTTGCGTTGGGTCGCTGAGCGGTTGGCAGATTTTTATGAGCCAGACGAAATTCGTTTGTGGCTTCAATCACCCCATCCTCAACTGTCGGCTCTTCGACCCTACGATCTGATCGTCGAGGGCCGCACCGCTGACGTACTCGAGGTAATCGAGCGACTTGATAGTGGGGTGTATCTCTAA